Within the Methanobacterium sp. BRmetb2 genome, the region ACCCCCTATGCGCTCTCGAATTCAGGGCGAAGGTTACGAAATACTCATGAGAACAACTATGCCTGTTTCTGAAGAAAATGCTGCAAAACTGGCCCAATTTGTGGCCCAGGAAATTGAGATGGATGGAAAAATACCCCATGCAAATCGAAGAGCAGTTGAAATACTACTAGAAGATGCTAAAAAAAGAGCCAAGATCATCGATGAACACAAAGATGCATTCACCCTTAGGCTTAGAGATCTAAGCGGCGTGGTTAGAATGGCCGGCGATCTTGCTGTTATGGAAGGTGCTGAACTTATAACTGAAAAACACATGTCAATTGCAGTAAATAAATCTATCTCCATAGAGGATCAGATTATTAAAAGATATGAATCCTTTGAAAACGCCATGAGAAAAGATTTCTCAAGTTCACAACACATGAGTAGTAGTAAACCTAGATCATCAAACGACCATGTTGATAGAAGTTATATTTAACTTTAGAAGAAATTATTCTTGATAAACGGTATTTTTGGATAAATTTAAATATTGGTTTTGAATAAAATTCATTTAAAGCTTATTATCTGATAAAATGAATCCCTCCTCCAATAACAAAACCAAAAAAAATGATGAAAGAACATCAATTGAACTAAAATCAGTTAAAACTGAATCAGATAGTTCATCAAAACCCAATATTTTAGAGCATTACAACTTCCCAGAGATGATAGAAGATTATCTAGTGGAATTAGAGATAAGAAACTACTCCAAAAACACTATAAAAACTTATAAATCCATCGTAACCACTTTTTATAAATTTTTAACCAATGAAAAAGATCTATACGATGAAAAAAGAATTTTAAGATCATTCAAAAGATATATACAATATTTAAAACGGGAAAAACAAGTCTCCCAGAACTATATTTATCTGGTAACCGTAGTAGTCAAAAAATTCTTTGAATTTGGTGGTCTTAAAATCCTGGATGATGTTCAAACACCAAAGAGAACCAAGTCTCTTCCTAAGTCATTGAATGAAACTGAGGTGAAAAATCTCATAAATGCCATGGACCTTAATGATTCATCAACACCTTCCAGACATCATTTAAATACAAGAAACAAAGTGATACTAGCACTTCTCTATTCTGCAGGATTAAGAGTATCTGAACTGGTGTCTCTCCATACTGATGATGTAGACCTTGGAGAAAGAACCATCAGAATCCGTGGAAAGGGTGAAAAAGATCGTATAGTACTTTTTGATGAAAATATGAAGTTATTGCTGGAAGAATATCTGGAAAAAAGGACTGATGATAGTGATGCTCTTTTTATTAACCGTTTTGGTAATCATTTAACACCCCGATACGTCCAGATGATGATTAAAAAATACGCAGAAAGTGCAGGTATAAAAAAGAGGGTAACACCCCACATACTGCGACATTCCTTTGCCACCCATCTTCTAAAAAATGGAGTAGACATTAGAGCCATACAACAGCTTCTGGGTCATTCTAATTTAAGTACTACTCAAATTTATACCAGCGTCGATATGCAGACCCTTAAAAATGTTTACGATCGGGCTAAATTAAGGTGATCATTAACTCCTGATTGAATAATCCCCTAATTAAAATTATTAATTTTTTGGCTGAAAAATTATATAAACCCCTCTACACCCCCCAAAAAAATTATTATCTATTTTATTTTTATTATCTGGAAAGATTTAAAAATTATTAAAAACAAAGTTATTATTTAAGGGGGTGTATGATTGAATGAAAATAAAGGATATCAAATTCCTAAATTAATTATAACTTTGGGATTAACCCTAATTACCGGATTTGTTGGCTCAATTGTCACTTTTGATTCACTAACTACTTGGTATGTTGCCCTTAACAAACCTTCCTGGACTCCACCCAACTGGGCCTTTGGACCTATATGGACAACTCTATACATACTGATAGGTATTGCTGCCTACCTTGTATGGCGAGAGGGCCTACATAGAAAAGACGTTAAAATTGCACTTTCAGTATTTGCCCTACAGTTAATTTTAAATCTTCTATGGTCGCTGATCTTCTTTGGATTACAATCAATATACGGCGGTTTAATTGAAATAATTATACTGTGGATAGCTATCTTAATCAACCTGATTCTTTTCTATCGGATATCTAAAGTCGCTGGATTGCTCCTTGTACCCTATATTGTCTGGGTAACTATTGCAGCTTATCTCAATTATTCTGTATATCTCCTAAATTAAGGGGTAAGATCTGTGAGAAACTTTGAAAAACCTCGTTTAATAGTAAGTAAGTGCATTGAATTTGAACCATGCCGATATAATGGATTGATAATTAGCAGCGATTTTGTTAAGAAGTTAAAAGATTACGTTGAATTCCAGCCAGTATGTCCCGAGGTAGAATTAGGGTTGGGCATACCCCGAGACCCTATAAGATTAATTGACTTAAAAGGAGAAGTAGAGTTATTCCAACCTGCAACAGGGAGATGTTTAACTGGAGATATGGAAAACTTTGCACGTTCATATTTATTTGAATTAAATGATTTTGACGGTTTTATACTAAAAAATAAGTCACCTTCATGCGGTGTAAAAGCCGTGAAAGTTTATCCTGGATTAAAGGATGGAAGGCCCCGGACTGATGGTGTGGGTGCATTTGCATCAGAAGTATTTGATAAACATCCTTATCTGGCTGTGGAAGATGAAGGTCGCCTTAGAAACCTTAAAATACGTGAAAACTTTTTAACCAAGATTTATACTTTATCTGATTTTCGCAATGTTAAAAAGGCCCTTAACATAAACAGTTTAATTGAGTTTCATTCTACCCATAAATTCCTTTTAATGGCTTACAAACAGATTTTAACCCCAAAAATGGGTCAAATAGTGGCTAATCATAATCAAAAACCAATAAAAGATGTAATAAAAGATTATGAAGAATTATTGCTACAGACTCTGATAAAACCGCCAGAATCTACCTCTAACATCAATATACTGATGCATTCTATGGGATATTTCTCAAAAGAACTTTCTCATGAAGAAAAATCATTTTTCCTGGATTCTATAGAAAAGTATCGTGAAGGGATCATGCCTTTGATAGTTAATTTGAATATCTTAAAATCATGGATGATCCGTTTTAATGAGGAATATCTGGCCAAACAAACCTTTTTCGAACCTTACCCTGAAAAATTAATGCCCATAACTACCCTTTATAAAAGAGGATTTTAAGATTATTCTGCAAGTATAAGGAGGGCTTATTATTATTCAAGAAGAAAGAATAACTCATTTGAACAACAAAAAAATTATTGAAGGGGCATATGTTCTCTACTGGATGCAATCATCCCAGCGGGAGCATTACAACCATGCACTTGAGTATTCTATTTTACAAGCAAATAAGCTGAATTTACCTTTAATGGTTTATTTTGGTTTAACAGATAATTTTCCAGAAGCAAATCGCCGTCATTACTATTTCATGTTGGAAGGTCT harbors:
- a CDS encoding cytoplasmic protein, translating into MRNFEKPRLIVSKCIEFEPCRYNGLIISSDFVKKLKDYVEFQPVCPEVELGLGIPRDPIRLIDLKGEVELFQPATGRCLTGDMENFARSYLFELNDFDGFILKNKSPSCGVKAVKVYPGLKDGRPRTDGVGAFASEVFDKHPYLAVEDEGRLRNLKIRENFLTKIYTLSDFRNVKKALNINSLIEFHSTHKFLLMAYKQILTPKMGQIVANHNQKPIKDVIKDYEELLLQTLIKPPESTSNINILMHSMGYFSKELSHEEKSFFLDSIEKYREGIMPLIVNLNILKSWMIRFNEEYLAKQTFFEPYPEKLMPITTLYKRGF
- a CDS encoding TspO protein; this translates as MNENKGYQIPKLIITLGLTLITGFVGSIVTFDSLTTWYVALNKPSWTPPNWAFGPIWTTLYILIGIAAYLVWREGLHRKDVKIALSVFALQLILNLLWSLIFFGLQSIYGGLIEIIILWIAILINLILFYRISKVAGLLLVPYIVWVTIAAYLNYSVYLLN
- a CDS encoding recombinase XerC translates to MNPSSNNKTKKNDERTSIELKSVKTESDSSSKPNILEHYNFPEMIEDYLVELEIRNYSKNTIKTYKSIVTTFYKFLTNEKDLYDEKRILRSFKRYIQYLKREKQVSQNYIYLVTVVVKKFFEFGGLKILDDVQTPKRTKSLPKSLNETEVKNLINAMDLNDSSTPSRHHLNTRNKVILALLYSAGLRVSELVSLHTDDVDLGERTIRIRGKGEKDRIVLFDENMKLLLEEYLEKRTDDSDALFINRFGNHLTPRYVQMMIKKYAESAGIKKRVTPHILRHSFATHLLKNGVDIRAIQQLLGHSNLSTTQIYTSVDMQTLKNVYDRAKLR